In Streptomyces sclerotialus, one genomic interval encodes:
- a CDS encoding inositol monophosphatase family protein yields MSDPLKDAPLHSGELKDELLSLALEAARRAGELLRDGRPADLGVAATKSSPIDVVTEMDIASEKLITGFLSERRPEDGFLGEEGASSEGSSGVRWVIDPIDGTVNYLYGLPSWAVSIAAEKDGETVVGVVAAPMRGETCHAVLGGGAFLNNAPVRVRPAPPLSQALVGTGFGYVAERRAAQAAVLGSLIPQVRDIRRGGSAAIDLCDVACGRLDAYYERGLNPWDFAAGELIAREAGARTGGRPGAPVSHELTVAASPAVFEALQPLLEDLGAWHD; encoded by the coding sequence GTGTCCGATCCCCTGAAGGACGCCCCGCTGCACAGCGGTGAACTGAAGGACGAACTTCTCTCGCTGGCTCTGGAGGCCGCCCGCCGGGCCGGTGAGCTGCTGCGCGACGGCCGCCCCGCCGACCTCGGGGTCGCCGCCACGAAGAGCAGCCCCATCGACGTCGTCACCGAGATGGACATCGCCTCCGAGAAGCTGATCACCGGCTTCCTCTCCGAGCGCCGCCCCGAGGACGGTTTCCTGGGGGAGGAGGGCGCCAGCTCCGAGGGTTCCAGCGGGGTGCGCTGGGTGATCGACCCGATCGACGGCACCGTCAACTACCTCTACGGGCTGCCTTCGTGGGCGGTGTCCATCGCCGCCGAGAAGGACGGCGAGACGGTCGTCGGGGTGGTCGCCGCACCGATGCGCGGCGAGACCTGCCACGCCGTCCTCGGCGGCGGCGCCTTCCTGAACAACGCGCCGGTCCGGGTGCGGCCCGCGCCGCCGCTCTCCCAGGCGCTGGTCGGCACCGGCTTCGGCTACGTGGCCGAGCGGCGCGCCGCGCAGGCGGCCGTGCTGGGCTCACTGATCCCGCAGGTGCGCGACATACGGCGGGGCGGCTCGGCCGCGATCGACCTGTGCGACGTGGCCTGCGGCCGGCTGGACGCCTACTACGAGCGCGGGCTGAACCCGTGGGACTTCGCGGCGGGCGAGCTGATCGCCCGTGAGGCCGGCGCGCGTACCGGCGGCCGCCCCGGCGCCCCGGTGTCCCACGAGCTCACCGTCGCCGCGTCCCCGGCCGTCTTCGAGGCGCTGCAGCCGCTGCTGGAGGACCTGGGCGCCTGGCACGACTGA
- a CDS encoding ferrochelatase, whose protein sequence is MPEQPVPAPYDALLLLSFGGPEGPDDVVPFLENVTRGRGIPRERLKEVGQHYFLFGGVSPINAQNRELLDALRKDFAEHGLDLPVYWGNRNWAPYLTDTLREMVRDGRRRIAVLATSAYASYSGCRQYRENLADALAALEAEGLEVPQVDKLRHYFNHPGFVRPMVDGVLASLAELPEDVRAGAHIAFTTHSIPTAAADTSGRPEEHTEDGEGGAYVAQHLDVAEVIAEAVREETGVAHPWQLVYQSRSGAPHIPWLEPDICDHLETLHTQGVPAVVMAPIGFVSDHMEVKYDLDTEATAKAAELGLPVARSATVGADPRFAAAVRDLLLERAAAERGRSPERCALGALGPSHDLCPVGCCPARSPRPAAAGADRTGAPAGA, encoded by the coding sequence ATGCCCGAACAGCCAGTGCCTGCTCCCTACGACGCCCTGCTCCTCCTCTCCTTCGGGGGGCCCGAAGGCCCCGACGACGTGGTCCCGTTCCTGGAGAACGTGACGCGCGGCCGCGGTATCCCCCGTGAGCGCCTCAAGGAGGTGGGACAGCACTACTTCCTGTTCGGCGGCGTGAGCCCGATCAACGCGCAGAACCGTGAGCTCCTGGACGCGCTGCGCAAGGACTTCGCCGAGCACGGCCTGGACCTGCCCGTGTACTGGGGCAACCGCAACTGGGCGCCGTACCTCACCGACACCCTGCGCGAGATGGTCCGCGACGGCCGCCGCCGCATCGCCGTGCTGGCCACCAGCGCGTACGCCTCGTACTCGGGCTGCCGCCAGTACCGCGAGAACCTGGCCGACGCGCTCGCCGCCCTGGAGGCCGAGGGGCTGGAGGTGCCGCAGGTCGACAAGTTGCGGCACTACTTCAACCACCCCGGCTTCGTCCGCCCCATGGTCGACGGTGTCCTCGCCTCCCTCGCCGAGCTGCCCGAGGACGTCCGCGCGGGCGCCCACATCGCCTTCACCACGCACTCCATCCCCACCGCCGCCGCCGACACCTCGGGACGCCCCGAGGAGCACACCGAGGACGGCGAGGGCGGCGCGTACGTCGCCCAGCACCTGGACGTGGCCGAGGTGATCGCCGAGGCGGTCCGGGAGGAGACCGGCGTCGCCCATCCCTGGCAGCTCGTCTACCAGTCCCGCAGCGGCGCCCCGCACATCCCCTGGCTGGAGCCCGACATCTGCGACCACCTGGAGACACTGCACACCCAGGGCGTCCCGGCCGTCGTGATGGCCCCCATCGGCTTCGTCTCGGACCACATGGAGGTCAAGTACGACCTCGACACGGAGGCCACCGCCAAGGCCGCCGAGCTGGGCCTGCCGGTCGCCCGCTCCGCCACCGTCGGTGCCGACCCGCGGTTCGCCGCGGCCGTCCGCGACCTGCTCCTGGAGCGCGCGGCGGCCGAGCGCGGCCGCTCCCCGGAGCGCTGCGCGCTGGGCGCCCTGGGGCCGAGCCACGACCTCTGCCCGGTCGGCTGCTGCCCCGCCCGCAGCCCCCGGCCCGCCGCGGCGGGTGCCGACCGGACCGGCGCGCCGGCGGGAGCCTAG
- the sepH gene encoding septation protein SepH: protein MTSAGTTREVPMPELRVVAVSNDGTRLVLKAADSTEYTLPIDERLRAAVRNDRARLGQIEIEVESHLRPRDIQARIRAGASAEEVAQLAGIPVDRVRRFEGPVLAERAFMAERARKTPVRRPGENTGPQLGEAVAERLLLRGADKDSVQWDSWRRDDGTWEVLLVYRVAAEPHSASWTYDPPRRLVQAVDDEARALIGETDDTPEPSFPFVPRIARLPRDRPLDRSLDQPQSAERPAPPDDEDDVPAASAEDLEERDPRDSLTSLLEAVPSFRGDLVVPEPKTPPDDEPSTETEVEEPPAASAGAGSAYADVLMPRSVAGHRDRLKGTTDRQAEADGVRPGRRAAVPSWDEIVFGTRRKKPDA, encoded by the coding sequence GTGACGTCGGCAGGCACCACCCGGGAGGTCCCCATGCCCGAACTGCGTGTCGTGGCCGTCTCGAACGACGGCACACGGCTGGTGCTCAAGGCTGCGGACAGCACCGAGTACACGCTGCCGATCGACGAGCGGCTGCGTGCCGCGGTGCGTAACGACCGCGCACGCCTGGGCCAGATCGAGATCGAGGTGGAGAGCCACCTCAGGCCACGCGACATCCAGGCCCGTATACGGGCCGGTGCGTCCGCCGAGGAGGTCGCCCAGCTCGCCGGCATCCCCGTCGACCGGGTGCGGCGCTTCGAGGGCCCCGTACTGGCGGAACGCGCGTTCATGGCCGAGCGCGCCCGGAAGACACCCGTACGCCGCCCCGGCGAGAACACCGGTCCGCAGCTGGGCGAGGCGGTCGCCGAGCGGCTGCTGCTGCGCGGCGCCGACAAGGACAGCGTGCAGTGGGACTCCTGGCGCCGGGACGACGGCACCTGGGAGGTGCTGCTGGTCTACCGCGTCGCGGCCGAGCCGCACTCCGCGAGCTGGACGTACGACCCGCCCCGGCGGCTCGTGCAGGCCGTGGACGACGAGGCCCGTGCGCTGATCGGCGAGACCGACGACACCCCGGAGCCCAGCTTCCCGTTCGTGCCGCGGATCGCCCGGCTGCCCCGGGACCGGCCGCTGGACCGCTCCCTGGACCAACCGCAGTCCGCCGAGCGTCCGGCGCCGCCGGACGACGAGGACGACGTGCCCGCGGCCTCGGCCGAGGACCTCGAGGAGCGGGACCCGCGCGACTCGCTCACCAGCCTCCTGGAGGCGGTGCCGAGCTTCCGCGGCGACCTGGTCGTCCCCGAGCCGAAGACGCCGCCGGACGACGAACCGTCGACGGAGACCGAGGTCGAGGAGCCGCCGGCGGCGAGCGCCGGCGCGGGCTCCGCGTACGCCGACGTACTGATGCCGCGCTCGGTCGCGGGGCACCGGGACCGGCTGAAGGGCACCACCGACCGCCAGGCCGAAGCGGACGGCGTCCGCCCCGGCCGCCGCGCCGCCGTGCCCAGCTGGGACGAGATCGTCTTCGGTACGCGGCGCAAGAAGCCGGACGCCTGA
- a CDS encoding D-arabinono-1,4-lactone oxidase, producing the protein MTVVRATRESVWRNWAGNVEARPVRSVAPASTEELAAAVREAAADGLTVKAAGTGHSFTPAAATEGLLIRPERLTGIRKVDRAAGTVTVAAGTPLKDMNAALSGHGLSLANMGDIMEQTVAGATSTGTHGTGRDSASLSAQIVGLELVTADGSVLRCSARENADVFAAARLGLGALGVLTELTFAVEPEFLLTAREEPMAFDRVTEDFDALVAENEHFEFYWFPHTGNCNTKRNNRSQGPAAPNGTVSGWVDDELLSNGVFQVACAVGRALPATIPGIAKLSSRALSARTYTDIPYKVFTSPRRVRFVEMEYAVPREAAVAALRELRALVERSGFRISFPVEVRTAPADDIPLSTASGRDTAYIAMHMYRGTPHEAYFTAAERIMTAHGGRPHWGKLHTRDAEHLAAAYPRFGEFTALRDRLDPERVFANPYLRRVLGD; encoded by the coding sequence ATGACAGTGGTTCGAGCGACGCGGGAGAGCGTGTGGCGTAACTGGGCGGGGAACGTCGAGGCCCGCCCCGTACGGAGCGTGGCACCGGCCTCCACGGAGGAGCTGGCGGCGGCGGTACGGGAGGCGGCCGCCGACGGGCTCACCGTGAAGGCGGCCGGCACCGGCCACTCCTTCACCCCGGCCGCCGCCACCGAAGGCCTCCTGATACGCCCTGAGCGGCTGACGGGCATACGGAAGGTGGACCGCGCCGCCGGCACCGTCACCGTGGCCGCCGGCACGCCCCTGAAGGACATGAACGCGGCGCTCTCCGGGCACGGCCTGTCGCTGGCCAACATGGGCGACATCATGGAGCAGACGGTCGCCGGGGCCACCAGCACCGGCACCCACGGCACCGGCCGGGACTCCGCCTCGCTCTCCGCCCAGATCGTCGGCCTGGAGCTGGTCACCGCCGACGGCTCCGTACTGCGCTGCTCGGCCCGGGAGAACGCGGACGTCTTCGCGGCGGCCCGGCTGGGCCTGGGCGCGCTCGGCGTCCTCACGGAGCTGACCTTCGCGGTCGAACCGGAGTTCCTGCTCACCGCCCGGGAAGAGCCGATGGCCTTCGACCGGGTGACCGAGGACTTCGACGCCCTCGTCGCGGAGAACGAGCACTTCGAGTTCTACTGGTTCCCGCACACCGGGAACTGCAACACCAAGCGCAACAACCGCAGCCAGGGCCCCGCCGCGCCGAACGGCACCGTCAGCGGCTGGGTCGACGACGAGCTGCTCTCCAACGGCGTCTTCCAGGTCGCCTGCGCCGTCGGCAGGGCACTGCCCGCCACCATCCCCGGCATCGCCAAGCTGTCCAGCCGCGCGCTCTCCGCCCGTACGTACACCGACATCCCGTACAAGGTGTTCACCAGCCCGCGCCGGGTGCGCTTCGTGGAGATGGAGTACGCCGTCCCCCGGGAAGCGGCGGTCGCGGCACTACGGGAGCTGCGCGCGCTGGTGGAGCGCTCCGGCTTCCGCATCAGCTTCCCCGTGGAGGTGCGCACCGCACCCGCCGACGACATCCCGCTCTCCACGGCCTCCGGGCGGGACACCGCCTACATAGCGATGCACATGTACCGGGGCACGCCCCACGAGGCGTACTTCACGGCCGCCGAGCGCATCATGACCGCGCACGGCGGCCGCCCGCACTGGGGCAAGCTGCACACCCGGGACGCGGAACACCTGGCGGCGGCGTACCCGCGCTTCGGGGAGTTCACCGCCCTCCGGGACCGGCTGGACCCGGAGCGGGTGTTCGCCAACCCGTACCTCCGGCGCGTACTCGGGGACTGA
- a CDS encoding alkaline phosphatase family protein: MAGYAVDPASAWPEPLDLATAPVPRYGTGSLADLLPAVTAGQGLAHAQPTSLELAPADRACVFLIDGLGWEVLRAHPDEAPFLTSLLGTSMNGTGRPMTAGFPSTTATSLASVGTGLPPGAHGLAGYTVQDPATGALMNQLRWYPWTDPHAWQPYPTVFQQAHAAGIHTCQVSAPDFERTPLTRIALSGGTFHGRLSGEDRMDLAAEQLAAGDRSLVYTYYSEVDGKGHRYGVDSDAWRGQLMYVDRLAERLAEQLPPRSALYITADHGMLDIPFDPESRVDFDEDWELRAGVRLLGGEGRCRHVYAHPGAADDVLAVWREVVGDRMWVAGREEAIAAGWFGPHVDDRVRSRIGDVVAAAHADMVIIASENEPRESAMVGMHGSMTPVEQLVPLLEVRT, encoded by the coding sequence ATGGCGGGTTACGCCGTGGACCCGGCGTCCGCCTGGCCCGAACCGCTGGACCTCGCCACCGCGCCGGTGCCCCGCTACGGCACCGGCTCGCTCGCCGACCTGCTGCCCGCCGTCACCGCCGGCCAGGGCCTGGCCCACGCGCAGCCGACGAGCCTGGAGCTGGCGCCCGCCGACCGCGCCTGCGTCTTCCTGATCGACGGGCTGGGCTGGGAGGTGCTGCGCGCGCATCCGGACGAGGCGCCGTTCCTCACCTCGCTGCTCGGTACCTCCATGAACGGCACCGGGCGCCCGATGACGGCCGGTTTCCCGTCCACCACGGCCACCTCGCTCGCCTCGGTCGGCACGGGCCTGCCGCCGGGCGCGCACGGCCTCGCCGGGTACACCGTCCAGGACCCGGCCACCGGGGCGCTGATGAACCAGCTGCGCTGGTACCCCTGGACCGACCCGCACGCCTGGCAGCCGTACCCCACGGTCTTCCAGCAGGCGCACGCCGCGGGCATCCACACCTGCCAGGTCTCGGCGCCCGACTTCGAGCGCACCCCGCTCACCCGGATCGCGCTCAGCGGCGGCACGTTCCACGGCCGGCTCTCCGGTGAGGACCGGATGGACCTGGCCGCCGAGCAGCTGGCCGCCGGCGACCGTTCGCTCGTCTACACGTACTACTCCGAGGTCGACGGCAAGGGCCACCGCTACGGCGTCGACTCCGACGCCTGGCGCGGCCAGCTGATGTACGTGGACCGGCTCGCCGAGCGCCTCGCCGAGCAGCTCCCGCCCCGCTCAGCCCTCTACATCACCGCCGACCACGGCATGCTCGACATCCCGTTCGACCCCGAGTCCCGCGTCGACTTCGACGAGGACTGGGAACTGCGTGCGGGCGTGCGCCTGCTGGGCGGCGAGGGCCGCTGCCGCCATGTGTACGCGCATCCGGGCGCGGCCGACGACGTGCTCGCGGTCTGGCGCGAGGTGGTCGGCGACCGGATGTGGGTGGCCGGACGCGAGGAGGCGATCGCCGCCGGGTGGTTCGGACCGCACGTCGACGACCGGGTACGGAGCAGGATCGGTGATGTGGTGGCCGCCGCGCATGCCGACATGGTGATCATCGCGAGCGAGAACGAACCGCGGGAATCGGCGATGGTCGGCATGCACGGCTCCATGACCCCGGTCGAACAGCTCGTCCCCCTCCTGGAAGTCCGCACCTGA
- a CDS encoding sulfurtransferase — protein sequence MNAIISASELASELAGGTPPVLLDVRWQLGGPPGRPEYEKGHLPGAVYVALDTELAGPAGDAGRHPLPDPEVFAAAMRAAGVSKDSEVVVYDGAQGWAAARAWWLLRWAGHESVRVLDGGLAAWRAAGGELTDEEPAPEPGDFTVAPGALPVLNADEAAALARRGVLLDARAAERYRGDVEPIDRVGGHIPGARSAPTTENVTADGTLRPAAELAERFTALGAVPGAEVGVYCGSGVSAAQEVLALAVAGVPAALYVGSWSEWSADPSRPVATGPDAG from the coding sequence ATGAATGCCATCATCTCCGCTTCCGAACTGGCGAGCGAGCTTGCGGGCGGTACGCCTCCGGTGCTCCTCGATGTCCGCTGGCAGCTCGGCGGCCCGCCCGGGCGTCCCGAATACGAGAAGGGCCACCTGCCCGGCGCCGTCTACGTCGCCCTGGACACCGAACTGGCCGGGCCCGCGGGCGACGCGGGCCGCCATCCGCTGCCGGACCCGGAGGTCTTCGCCGCCGCGATGCGCGCGGCCGGGGTCTCCAAGGACAGCGAGGTGGTCGTGTACGACGGCGCGCAGGGCTGGGCGGCGGCCCGCGCCTGGTGGCTGCTGCGCTGGGCGGGGCACGAGTCCGTCCGCGTACTGGACGGCGGCCTGGCGGCGTGGCGGGCGGCGGGCGGTGAGCTGACCGACGAGGAACCCGCTCCGGAGCCCGGGGACTTCACGGTGGCGCCCGGTGCGCTGCCGGTGCTGAACGCCGACGAGGCGGCCGCTCTGGCCCGTCGCGGGGTGCTTCTGGACGCGCGGGCGGCGGAGCGTTACCGGGGCGACGTGGAGCCGATCGACCGGGTCGGCGGCCACATCCCCGGGGCGCGCTCCGCGCCGACGACCGAGAACGTCACCGCCGACGGCACGCTCCGGCCGGCCGCCGAACTGGCCGAGCGCTTCACCGCTCTGGGTGCCGTGCCGGGCGCCGAGGTCGGCGTCTACTGCGGCTCGGGGGTCTCGGCGGCCCAGGAGGTCCTGGCGCTGGCCGTGGCGGGCGTACCGGCCGCCCTGTATGTCGGCTCCTGGAGCGAGTGGTCGGCCGACCCGTCGCGCCCGGTCGCGACGGGCCCGGACGCGGGCTGA
- a CDS encoding MFS transporter, translating to MPSPYRALFARPGTKSFTAAGFLGRMPLSMTGIGIVTMVSQLTGRYGLAGALSATVALSAAVLGPQISRLVDRHGQRRVLRPATLAALAALAALLVAAQQRWPDWTLFVFAACAGCVPSVGAMVRSRWAEVHRGSPEMLHAAYSWESIVDEFCFIVGPILAIGLSTSWFPEAGPLLAAVFLAAGVFWLTAQRATEPVPHPREHHTKGSALRSRGLQVLVVTFTATGAIFGAIDVVTVAFAEAEGHKGAASLVLAIYALGSCLAGAVFGMLRPAGPAARRWVLGVLAMAVSMIPLQLVGNLPFLAVALFVAGLTIAPTMVTTMALVEQHVPRAQLTEGMTWTSTGLAVGVALGSSAAGWVVDAAGARTGYVVPAVAGALAAAVAFLGYRRLRPAPTRAGAPLPPVTGGLGTHDSGSSDAGERVA from the coding sequence TTGCCCAGTCCCTACCGCGCCCTGTTCGCCCGGCCCGGCACGAAGTCCTTCACCGCCGCCGGGTTCCTGGGGCGCATGCCGCTCTCCATGACCGGCATCGGCATCGTCACGATGGTCTCCCAGCTCACCGGCCGGTACGGGCTGGCGGGCGCGCTCTCGGCGACCGTCGCGCTGTCCGCCGCGGTGCTCGGCCCGCAGATCTCCCGGCTGGTGGACCGGCACGGCCAGCGCCGGGTCCTGCGCCCGGCCACCCTCGCCGCGCTCGCCGCGCTCGCCGCCCTGCTGGTCGCCGCCCAGCAGCGCTGGCCCGACTGGACGCTCTTCGTCTTCGCGGCCTGCGCGGGCTGTGTGCCCAGCGTCGGCGCGATGGTCCGCTCCCGGTGGGCGGAGGTGCACCGCGGCTCCCCCGAGATGCTGCACGCCGCGTACTCCTGGGAGTCGATCGTCGACGAGTTCTGCTTCATCGTCGGGCCGATCCTCGCCATCGGGCTCTCCACGTCGTGGTTCCCCGAGGCCGGGCCGCTGCTGGCCGCCGTCTTCCTGGCGGCGGGCGTGTTCTGGCTGACCGCGCAGCGCGCCACCGAGCCCGTACCGCACCCGCGCGAGCACCACACCAAGGGCTCCGCGCTCCGCTCCCGGGGCCTGCAGGTCCTCGTGGTCACCTTCACCGCCACCGGCGCGATCTTCGGGGCGATCGACGTGGTGACGGTGGCCTTCGCGGAGGCGGAGGGCCACAAGGGCGCGGCCAGCCTCGTCCTGGCGATCTACGCGCTGGGGTCCTGCCTGGCCGGCGCGGTCTTCGGGATGCTGCGTCCGGCCGGCCCGGCGGCCCGCCGCTGGGTACTGGGTGTCCTCGCCATGGCCGTGAGTATGATCCCGCTCCAACTGGTCGGGAACCTGCCGTTCCTGGCCGTGGCGCTCTTCGTCGCGGGCCTGACCATCGCACCCACGATGGTGACCACCATGGCCCTGGTCGAGCAGCACGTACCACGCGCGCAACTGACCGAGGGCATGACCTGGACGAGCACCGGGCTCGCGGTCGGGGTGGCGCTCGGCTCGTCGGCCGCCGGCTGGGTGGTGGACGCGGCCGGGGCCCGTACGGGGTACGTCGTGCCGGCCGTGGCCGGAGCGCTCGCGGCCGCGGTCGCGTTCCTCGGATACCGCCGGCTGCGGCCGGCGCCGACGCGGGCGGGGGCACCCCTGCCCCCGGTTACGGGAGGGCTGGGCACGCATGACAGTGGTTCGAGCGACGCGGGAGAGCGTGTGGCGTAA
- a CDS encoding VOC family protein, whose product MTTEAASRRVPGTPCWVSLMVHGLSATQDFYSALFAWEFRPGPQQLGPYVRALLAGREVAGIGVLPPERHLSIAWTPYLASDDADAVTERIHACGGTIGVGPLDADRAGRMALASDPQGAVFGIWQGHTMKGTAVVGEPGTLAWNELVTQEAATAARFYEHVFGFEAEADGGPGSDHVTLRLKGRPVAGIRGVGDALPGDRGPHWTTYFAVSDTDAAARRVVELGGRVTGGPQDSSYGRLAVVADPEGAEFTVIQRPAG is encoded by the coding sequence ATGACGACCGAGGCAGCGAGTCGGCGGGTGCCCGGCACCCCTTGCTGGGTGAGTCTCATGGTGCACGGCCTGTCCGCGACACAGGACTTCTACAGTGCGCTGTTCGCCTGGGAGTTCCGCCCCGGGCCGCAGCAACTCGGGCCCTACGTACGGGCGCTGCTCGCCGGCCGTGAGGTGGCGGGCATCGGCGTGCTGCCTCCGGAGCGGCACCTGTCCATCGCCTGGACCCCCTACCTCGCGAGCGACGACGCGGACGCCGTCACGGAGCGCATCCACGCCTGCGGCGGCACGATCGGGGTCGGCCCGCTGGACGCCGACCGGGCGGGGCGGATGGCGCTCGCCTCGGACCCGCAGGGCGCGGTCTTCGGGATCTGGCAGGGGCACACGATGAAGGGCACGGCGGTGGTCGGCGAACCCGGCACCCTGGCGTGGAACGAACTGGTGACCCAGGAGGCCGCCACGGCCGCCAGATTCTACGAGCACGTCTTCGGCTTCGAGGCGGAGGCGGACGGCGGGCCCGGCTCCGACCACGTGACGCTGCGCCTCAAGGGGCGCCCGGTGGCGGGCATCCGGGGCGTGGGCGATGCGCTCCCCGGAGACCGGGGGCCGCACTGGACGACGTACTTCGCGGTCTCCGACACGGACGCCGCGGCCCGCCGGGTCGTGGAGCTGGGCGGACGGGTGACCGGCGGTCCCCAGGACTCGTCCTACGGGCGGCTGGCGGTGGTCGCCGACCCGGAGGGGGCCGAGTTCACGGTGATCCAGCGGCCTGCGGGATGA
- a CDS encoding thymidine kinase, translating into MAELVFFSGTMDCGKSTLALQIEHNRSARGLQGIICTRDDRAGSGRLSSRLGLAVDAVEVADDLDFYAYVVGRISSGARVDYVIADEAQFLTPDQIEQLARVVDDLELDVFAFGITTDFRSKLFPGSQRLVELADRIEVLQVEALCWCGARATHNARTVGGQMVVEGDQVVVGDVYAAGTEVGYEVLCRRHHRRRQTAASAHAAALSPDVLPVDPADPDPVDPAVPVDVAE; encoded by the coding sequence ATGGCTGAACTGGTGTTCTTCAGCGGCACGATGGACTGCGGGAAGTCGACGCTCGCGCTGCAGATCGAGCACAACCGCTCCGCACGCGGTCTGCAGGGCATCATCTGCACCCGGGACGACCGGGCCGGCAGCGGCCGGCTCTCCTCGCGGCTGGGTCTCGCCGTCGACGCCGTCGAGGTCGCCGACGACCTGGACTTCTACGCCTACGTCGTCGGCCGCATCAGCTCCGGCGCCCGGGTCGACTACGTCATCGCCGACGAGGCGCAGTTCCTGACCCCCGACCAGATCGAGCAGCTGGCCCGTGTGGTGGACGACCTGGAACTGGACGTCTTCGCCTTCGGGATCACCACCGACTTCCGCAGCAAGCTCTTCCCCGGGTCCCAGCGGCTGGTCGAACTGGCCGACCGCATAGAGGTGCTTCAGGTCGAGGCACTGTGCTGGTGCGGCGCCCGCGCCACGCACAACGCCCGTACGGTCGGCGGGCAGATGGTCGTCGAGGGCGACCAGGTGGTCGTGGGGGACGTGTACGCGGCCGGGACCGAGGTCGGGTACGAGGTCCTCTGCCGACGCCACCACAGGCGCCGCCAGACCGCCGCGTCCGCGCACGCCGCGGCGCTCTCCCCGGACGTCCTCCCGGTCGACCCGGCCGACCCCGACCCGGTCGACCCGGCCGTCCCGGTCGACGTGGCGGAGTGA
- a CDS encoding DUF5998 family protein: MAKTGTTTQGLRAAIERSGYYPALVAEAVQAAIGGEPVVSYVVHQETTFDANEVRRHVTVLVLTDTRFIVSHTDEQAADATSPTPYATTSTESVKLGRISSVVLSRVVANPEAYTPGQLPREVVLTIGWGAVSRLDLEPASCGDPNCEADHGYTGSSTADDLSLRVSEAGDGPDTVRQTLAFAQALSEATAASGAR, encoded by the coding sequence ATGGCTAAGACCGGTACGACGACCCAGGGGCTGCGCGCGGCGATCGAGCGCAGCGGCTATTACCCGGCACTCGTGGCCGAGGCGGTGCAGGCCGCGATCGGCGGCGAGCCCGTGGTGTCGTACGTGGTCCACCAGGAGACGACCTTCGACGCCAACGAAGTACGCCGCCACGTCACGGTCCTGGTCCTCACGGACACCCGCTTCATCGTCAGCCACACCGACGAGCAGGCCGCCGACGCCACGTCGCCGACGCCGTACGCCACCACCTCCACGGAGTCGGTGAAGCTCGGCCGCATCTCCTCCGTGGTGCTCAGCCGCGTCGTCGCCAACCCGGAGGCGTACACCCCGGGCCAGCTGCCCCGCGAGGTCGTGCTGACCATCGGCTGGGGCGCCGTCTCCCGGCTCGACCTGGAGCCCGCCAGCTGCGGCGACCCGAACTGCGAGGCCGACCACGGCTACACCGGCTCCTCCACCGCCGACGACCTCTCGCTGCGCGTCAGCGAGGCTGGCGACGGCCCGGACACCGTCCGGCAGACGCTCGCCTTCGCCCAGGCGCTCTCCGAAGCCACCGCAGCCTCCGGCGCCCGCTGA